ggaggggcagcttgGCATCTAAAGTCCTCCTCATTTTGGCTTCTAACTACATTTCTAGATTTATTTCATAGTACTTAACTTTGTACACTATACTTTAAAGACAAATTTGTCTACTAGCGATTCAGTGAAGTTTCCTCTGCTGTGCCCTTTAAAATCTCTCACTTCCCAATATCCTACACAGGTGCCTGTTCCcaagccttttctgattttcccaaGGGGGTTagtgttttctccctcttcaaattagtTTTCTATGTGTACTTATGTCTCATACCCTACACTATTCCCTTCATTCTTCTACCCCTGGAACTTTTGTAATTTTGGTCTTTATTCTCTTGGGGGTCTAACATGGTGGCTTGCACTTGGTGGgcagttaataaatactttttatcacaataaccctgtgagaaaTGGGTAGTTTAAGTTttgtttatcttcattttatagataaggaagcttgAAGCTCTAAGAAGTTTAATGATTTGTCTCAGTTTATGCTGCTAGTAAAGGGCAGAGGGGAACAGAAAAGAACCAACCTCTCATGACTCCAAGTCTTTTCCTACtatattagtaattttttttccacatggcTGTGTTGCCAGATCACCCATTTAAACTTCTCGATTCATCTACTAAGCTGACAAGATGAAATAGTttcatatacaaaatagaacagaaaaagaggataataTGTGAAgacataaaattttattatatgcaGATTGCTTTTCgaaaaagcatataataaatttaagatgttattttcaaaactgtcctgcttgacTGTTTCCTTTAGgcctttgttttgttcttttatgtgcatttaaaaaatatgtcagTGAccctactttctctttttttcctgaccCTGTTGCTAGCTCCTTTTCCTCCTGGAATCTCTCTGTCAGATGATGGATCGCTTACTTCTTCCGCATTCCTCTTGGGTTGTTATTGATGGATCAGTaagcattgatcagagtttttaagtctttcagagttgtttttctttacaatattgctgttactgcataaattgtcctcctggttctacttacttagTAAAGTAGAACATGTACACTTAAAAAAATGGACATTAAAAAAGTCTGCCCCATTTTCTCTGAAATGgttcttttttacatttcttacagccgtacagacagttctcactttgCATAAATTTTCATTATACAAATTTGACTATATATAAAgatttctgaaagaaatctgtaTTCCAAAACCCCTgctatgttaactttactgtacagtactgtgcactctctcgctctcgctctttctctccctctctccctcttccccccagctcctcccctcactccccccccccatccctctgTGTCACCTGTCCTCTCCATTCTATGTCTCTCTCCAGCCTCTATGTATTTGCCTGCTGCATGTTCTTCTTTTTGGTTCTGGCCAGGCCCCCACATGGCAGGCCCTGGCTCCTTCATGTTCCTCCTcctgttctttcttctctccGACCCCCACGTGTCCTTGAATTGTGTACCAGCCCCCTCCATAGGccccttttctgcttccctccctcccttcctgtccAGGGGCAAATTTGAATTATATAAAAATCACTATGTAGATGTCCGTGGAATGGTCCACTTGCGTAAAGCAAGAAATGTCTGTACGgaattccattatcttcataagccataatttgtccagccattctttTATTGATGGTCacttccttagtttccagttcttcgctACAACAAAAAATACtcctatatttttgtacaaatggggcttttgctctttgatctcttttgggatataggcctaatATATGTATACCTGGGTCAAAGGAAACACATAGATTAGTGATTTTGGAGGCAtatttccaaactgctttccggATTGGCTGGACTAATTCACAATTCCATGATTAGCACTCCGATGTATCTATCTTCCCACAGCCTGTCCAACGGTCACCGTTTTCGTTTTTTGtgatctttgccaatctgatagatgtgaggtagattaggaagttgttttaattttttacgTGTCTGAGTTTTAGTGATTTTGAGCCTTTTTTTTCTgatggttgttgatagtttgagtttctttcttttgaaaactgcctgtacatATGTTTTGATCATCTGTTGGAggtgtattgtatatatatattgactATCTATATCTGTTGGAATGGCtgttattcttatatatttgaatcaattccttgaATGTTTTGTGTATCAGACTGTCATCAAAAAAGGCTACTGCAAAAATTTTGTCACTAGTttattgcttcccttctctctctctcttctttttttttttttgagggggcaggcaggcaattggggttaagtgacttgcccatggtcacacagctagtgtgtcaagtgtccgaggccaaatttgaactcaggtcctcctgactccagggctggtgctctactcactgcgccacctagctaccccctatTGCTTACCTTCcgattttaattatattaaatttttttggtgCAAAGACTTAGGGAGGACACTTTTTAAGTGTATGTGTTCTGTTTTGCTAAATAATTGAGTTATGTATAAAGAATTGACATGGACTCTAGCCTCAAACTTTCTGCTTAAAATAGTtgagaaaatatataattaaattcaaACTAAACATCAAATtttttatattgtgtatatattttattatatacacaaataagtatgaaAGTGAATTGAAAGGAAATCTGGTTCATTGTGCAGGAAGTTTAGAGTATTGGTATTTGTGACATTAGTGGAAATAgttttctgcctttttctccatGTTGTACACCACCCCTCCCCGCCATCTCCAACTCTTTCACTCCCAATTCTTGCCCAGGTTGAAGTAGAGGATTGTAAGCCAAGACTTGTGGTTAAGGTCTGGGCTGTCATGGGAGGTGATACAGAAAGCAGAAGTATTGGTATCAGAGAGGATCTGGTGACCTGACTTAGTTGGACATTTTTTCTATTGGTAACTTCAGTGCCCTTCTCTACCAGGCTTTTGGaggtagaaaaaagaataataaatcatttaaaataaacataAGGCCATTCTTTTGCTTATTTTGCTCTTATCTTTTTATTTACAAACTGTTACTCAATTTTGGGGTGACATTAGAATTGAATAATATTCAACCCAGGATTCAGAATAGGTAGAGGGATAAACTTCTGAAAGTTTTAATCATTTTTCTCTTACAGTACAGGGCCGTGGATACCAATCCGCTCTCTTTGTATGTTATGCACCCATTTTGGAATACTATAGTAAAGGTAAGACTATCTTATATTTCTAATCTGTGCTGTACCTTTTACTAGGCTATTTCTGTTCCAGAAATAGAGGTGATATTTGGGGAGATTTAAAGATTTGATTACTTGCAAGATGAtagaaaatgtatttctatacttAGTGGCTTTTGTTTTGATTATTAAATTGATAATGAGCTTTAAACATTTAGTCACTCGTTTTTTAAACTTATTGTTGAGATCCCTAAAGGTCCTGGAAACAGACTGCAAAGCTCTGAGTTTATTGACAGTTGTGAGTGGACTCAGGAATGAGTTGATCTTCACATCCTGATTTAACTTTCTGTATTCCCTCctatttgggcagctagatgatgcagtagatagagcactgggcctggattcaggaagacatgagttcaaatccagccacagacacttagtagctttgtgaccctgggcaagtcacttaaccctatttgcctcagtttcctcatttgtaaaatgaactggagaaggaagtggcaaaccactccagtatctttgccaagaaactcccaaatgaggtcacagagttggacatgactgaaaaatgattttacAACAAAAATTCTCATAACCAGCTTTTAAAGAATTACTGTAGTGGTGGAACAAGACTGCATCATTTCATTGGTGACAATgactacaaatgccaaagaggacTTGGATATaagattttttctttactttctaaaATGAGATGATGAGGATTATGCTGTAAAAAATTTAAAGGCTTCTGACAACCCATCTGCATATTCATTCCTAAATATTAAGGAAAGATTATTAATGATAGTATTTAAATAATTGATAATTTTAATGCTCATTATTTGCCAAGCTAGTCTGAAGTTgcagtggggagcaaggagtattatGACTCCTCTAATATGACCAGTGATTCACTAGGTATCAATGAAAGTGAAAGCAGCGCTGGGAAATGGGGGCTAAGAATACTGTCATTCTTGTTTACTTTACTTGACTTGACtctatttttcagttattttacaAATCATTTTGGCTCTCATTCCTACCATTTTAGTTTTCTCCTTATAAATAACATtggtatttcttcctttaaagtaCTTTCTCCTCACTTTTAAGGTCTATAGCTATCTCAGCACTTTGAGGATCCAGATATTCACATAATCTATACACCCACTGCCACTCTTACCCCAATTTTAGAATGAAAATAGTAGCCTCTGTGTAGATGTATAAACAAACAGTCCTATCCTGCCTTATGCCTACGTGACATTAATAGTTGGTTGTTGACCTGCTCATTTCAGAATTTTTCTGCAGCATTTACTTGAAGATAAATACCCTGTCTCTAATTGATGCACAGCAGTTAATTTTGCTGTAAGCAatagtcctttgaaattgtgcTTTGTTATGTAATTTTCTTGGGATTTGTGCTGGGGAGGGGGCAGCCTGTAAGGTTATATTTCCATGTTTTCGAATAGAGAAATTTCATATACAATTAAGAAAGCAAACATACTTTCATAATTGTGGGACATATTTGTATGCTTCATTATAGAActtgtaaatgtttattccattGAGAGGAAAAATATTCTACCTGTCTCTGTAGATATTCATTAGAATAGTGGTCCGATGGAAGTACCTTGAGTCCAATGGAAAGTTTTacataaatgtaaaatgaatataattttttctccctttcatatGCCCCATCTCTTAACCATATCTTTTGGAGtcattattactttttatttGCTCAATGAGTAAAAAGCATATTGAGAAGAGTGATAGGAAACGAAGATTGAAATCATAATATTATTCATAATTAAAGTTCTAATTGTATTAAAGCATAGAAAGTTCATGTAAATTGAAGGAAATTTCTAAATTGCCTTTTAAGTTAGTGTTAATTATAATCTTACATTAGGATATGATTTGTATATGCTGCACAACTTTttattctggcttttttttttaattaaaatagattTTCCCTACATGGCTGGCTCCGAATTTGATAACCCTATCAGGGTTTCTGTTGCTTATATTCAATTTCTTACTTATGGCCTACTTTGATCCTGACTTTTTTGCATCAGGTAAGACTGTCTTGGAGTCTAAATTTAAGTTACctgtctttaaaaaagaaaccagtAAGAATTCCCATCTAAAAAACCCTTTACACCTTCAAGTCTCCACAGATGTGCTTATTTTCTGATTCTATTTAAGAtgtagctttttatttttaatgataaacTGTGTGTTACAGTTTAATGCAGATATTATATGGTATTATGACTATTCATTAGGGTGTTGATAATCAGTGgtcacaaaataattttaaacagtTTAACTGAATAGCAGAGATTCAGACAACTAAGAACATTTAAAATTCTTGGTTAATGTTTGGAACTCTGTCAGTAATCACTTTTGCATTATGTAATGGAATGATAATTTATATCACTAATATGGATATGACCTTGAGGTACTAGTATAGTATCCAAACACATTACCTGAAtaatcagggggaaaaaaattaaaatctcttcagtatagttttattgttgaATGTATTTTATTCTCGTTGTTTGACAATTGATAATCCATGGCTGTCTCTCTGGGAACCAGAATATTTTAGTAACTAAAATTGATTATTCCCAAACCATGCCCTATATAATTTACtatttatggttttgtttttttttgcaggggggaaggcagggcaattggggttaagtgacttcccaaggtcacacagctagtaagtgtgtcaagtgtctgaggtcggatttgacctcaggtcctcctgacttcagggccggtgctctactctctgtaccacctagctgcccctgtttatGTTTAAGAAGGGATTTAGCTTTTCtatttcatagaatctcagagctaggaGGACCATTAGAGATCGTTTAGAGAGGCACAATGGCATAGTGGAATGATTGCTGGACTAGGGTTCAGAACCTAGTTTAttattctgtgaccttgggcaggtcattagCCCTTTATGACACTACACATTTGTAAATTCGAGAAAATAATACTAGTCTTGGTTACCTCAGAGtaattgtgaagatgaaatgtgATGATGTATGTACTTTGAAAGTTTAAATTTCTATACAAATGTAAGCATTGGAGACTTCatgctatttaaaaattttttaaaaattagtgtcTTTTGGGTTTATATTACAGCCATTTTGGGAAATTTCCATGCCTTCCTTCCCCTAAGCCTTGCGTCTTCTTATATCAAAAACCAACTATGCAAAAATGGTTAATAGTGACTGAGTATGATAGTGGTTGTAACACTCTGCTTTTTTGCCAAGAGTAGGGAGATACACCTCATATTCTGTTCTTCAAAAATGCTTTacttttataggtggggaaattgagacctagGGGATTTAATTTACCTTCcacaagtcacatagctagtgagagATGTGGGACTAGAACTAAGCTCTTTCcattctactaaaaaaaaaaaagtgaagccaGAACATTTCCATTTGTCTTAATTTGGGAAGGTCCACTTATATTCAAAGTGAAAATATTTGAggtttattatattaataaagtACTGTGATTGGAAAGAAGATGGTCAGtaaacatttgccattttcataTAAGCAATAAAGCCCTGTTCCCAAATAGAGTGGTTTTAGATGAACGTTAGAGAATCTTTATGTTCCATGTACAtattaggctttttttttatcccAAGATAAGTCGTTTTTAGGGCAAAGTGTAACTAGTAGTTTTGGATAATAAACGCAgtatgacatagtagatagagaattggcctcagtcagtcagaattcaaattctgtctttgacacatactgcctgggcgagttacttaacttctcagtacctcAGGAAGTCCTGATTGCAACTATTTTAGTATTTACTTCATTGGATCATTTTGGCACTGCAGTAGGGGACTTGGGTATTAATTATATGATCTTGAcattatttttactttaattCACTAATGGAAGCAGTTCTTATTGAAAGTGTTTGTTGTGGTAAGAGTTATAATGTCTTAAAGAgcttgtcttttgcttttcagcACCGGGTCATAAGCACGTACCTGGCTGGGTTTGGACTGTAGTGGGCGTCCTTAACTTTGTTGCTTACACTCTAGGTAAGATTGTGGGTCTCTTTAGTCTAATCAAGGACAGGACAATTATTCTCTCTCATTAAGGGTAGCCacattttttccttcagtgaattaaCTCTCCCACCTTATTAATTACACTTAATTCATTTTTTGCTGTGCCCAGGCTCTAATATTTTAATGTTTGTAGCAAATACGGCCTCAGATCTTGCCTTAATAGCTTATGGCCAACCAGAATTTAGACCATCgaagaataaggaagaaaaaactgTAGCTCTGACTCCTAGCAGAAATGACGTTTAATGCTTATGTAAGTGAGCACTGACTGTTCCTAAAGGAATCTTGATGCCTCTTGAGATGTCTGTCTACCTGTTAATAGCTATTGGATCTAGCAAGAAAGTATGGAAAATTTTGTTAAAGCCTACTTCACTAGTTCTGAATTTGTAGTAATTTGGATAAGGGTTGGCCTGAAAATAGATTGCTAAACCAGTAAATAGGGAAAATGATTGCCAAGGAAAGATTTGATGTAAGAGAATAAACTGCCTTTTTAGTATTGTAAGAACATCcatttacagattaaaaaatgaGGAGACAGAGTTTCAACATAGTCCTTCAAAGTTCCTCTGCTATCTGGACTGGTAATTTGACAGGCTAATGGGAAATCATTTTTCTGTCTGTATTAAAGCTAAAACTCTGGtaggcatttattaggtactttcTGTGTGCCATCCAATGGggatcaaaagacaaaaataaaacagttcctgcaCCTAAGAAACTTATGGCTTGGGTGTGTGTATACAAAATGTACTCAAAGATGATTTTGGAGGGAAAGGCCTCGAAGATGGTGCTTGTGCCAAACCTTGAAAGAAACCGGGGATTTTGAGACAAGGAGCTGAGGAGAGAGTGTGTTCTAAGCATGGGAAATAACTAGTGGAAAGCCACTGGGGAGATAtgtgccatgtgtgaggaacagcgaGAAGATAACACCTAGCCTAGGGATAGTATGAATTTGAAGTAATAACATTGGAAGCCTTAAGACAAATTCATGGTTTTCACTTATTCATGGAGGCCTTAATACATTCTTCAATTTAGTTCATATGTACCTCGTATCTTTGTGAAAATTGCTGGTTAACATGGTGGTGTCTGAGTACTAGGCAACATTTTTTGTGGaagattcttttcttcttcagatttAGTTGTTaatatgtttgtttaattttaGATTAAGTTTTTTAACCATAGGTGACAGATTTTGTATTtgagttaataaatgttttagtcCTAAACATTAATGGTTAGATTTTTATCCCAGATGGAAATATACTCTAAATTATTAACCTCTTAGTaatatgtttgatttttttagtgACTCATAATGAAAGATTTCTCTCTGCTTATGAAAATTTTGatttatttctgtttctattccAGATGGTATTGATGGAAAGCAAGCTCGTAGAACCAACTCCAGCACCCCTTTAGGAGAATTATTTGATCATGGACTAGACAGTTGGTCATGCATTTACTTTGTAGTGACTGTATATTCCATCTTTGGACGGGGAACAACGGGTGTCAGTGTTGTTGTTTTATATAACATCTTATGGATAGTCTTGTTTTCTTTCATCCTGTCCCACTGGGAAAAGTATAATACAGGAGTTCTCTTCTTGCCATGGGGATATGACTTTAGCCAGGTGGTAAGTTGATGTTTTGCTTTAGATTCTTTAATGTTGttgctaaacattttttaaaataatattttattcctctaccccagttacatgtaaagatagtttttaacattaatttttaaagaattttgagttccaaattttctctctcacctcctaagcaatttgatacaggttgcacatgttcagtcatgcaaaacatattaccatattttacTGCTAAACATTTTTAAACCCTTGTCATTCCTTTTACTATATGAACGATGTGATTCAAGTTGTTTTTGCCTAAATTGTTACAGATTTATCTGTGTCGTCCTTTTTACTCTGTCCCTGACCCCTTCACTGAGTAGAAagcttttttttcaaacttttcttACCATAAGCTTGCTTTGAATTCACTCTGCCTTTTGAATTCCAGCTTTTTTGTCATATTGCTCTACTTGTCCCCACCTAAAACTCCAATAAGGAAGCAGGAGTATGTTTTTGGGGAGAATTAGTTGAAAATAGAAATTGTCATCTTATAATGTAGCCATTTATGATATAGAGATTTTGTAAGTAGCTGTCTGTCATTGCAAAAACTTTATGTATGCCATGTTGGATTTAAGaatggttttaagaaaaaaaaacttgtaacatTTTAAGATTGATAGTACAGCTTTTATTTTAATAAACCTTTTTAATCAGATTTATAATACAGAAAACAAACCTAACTTGCAAGCTTTCTAGCTGTTAACTTCTCTCTATGCTTTTGTGTGCATTTTCCTTTTAGACTATTTCTATTGTCTACATAGTGACTGCGATTGTGGGAGTTGAGGCCTGGTATGAACCTTTCCTGTTTAATTTCTTATATAGAGACCTATTCACTGCAATGATTATTGGTAAGAAGCTCCATGTTAAAGCTTGTCTTAACCACCACCTCTTTGTCAAAAGCCAATGCTTTTTATTGTACATTCCCAAATTCCCTTATTACTACAGTTACTGTTATTAAAGACAAAAGTTAGCAAAATGTCTTAGAAAAATGTATCATACAGATTTGGACAGAGTTTTCACAGAATCTTAGCCTCATTATTTAAAACAACCACTGCCACCAATACAAAAACAACAGAATCTTtgtatttaaaatacaaaaaagattaatttaaaaCTTTGACTAAGACTAGATTAGTTTTAAAAgtagttaatctattttttttttaacccagatTTTATTGCTGGAAGAGGATTTAGGTGGGGGGCAGGGCGGCAGATTTGTTCTGGTATTGAACTTTAAGGCCACGCTTATTTGTATTATTAACTCTAAAGATATTTTAGAGATTTTTATTGTATATCTCTTCCGAAATTCAGCTGCCTGCTCCTTTCTTCTCAAGTACCCCActcatacttttttctt
This region of Trichosurus vulpecula isolate mTriVul1 chromosome 3, mTriVul1.pri, whole genome shotgun sequence genomic DNA includes:
- the SELENOI gene encoding ethanolaminephosphotransferase 1, translated to MAFSYQYVTPEQLAGFDKYKYRAVDTNPLSLYVMHPFWNTIVKIFPTWLAPNLITLSGFLLLIFNFLLMAYFDPDFFASAPGHKHVPGWVWTVVGVLNFVAYTLDGIDGKQARRTNSSTPLGELFDHGLDSWSCIYFVVTVYSIFGRGTTGVSVVVLYNILWIVLFSFILSHWEKYNTGVLFLPWGYDFSQVTISIVYIVTAIVGVEAWYEPFLFNFLYRDLFTAMIIGCAACVTLPMSLYNFFKAYKNNTLKHSSIYETMLPFVSPCLLFILSTSWVLWSPSDILERHPRLFYYMVGTAFANITCRLIVCQMSNTRCQSLNLFLVPLALVVLLVCLQLPPHVEPILLYLLSIIFTLAHVHYGIQVVNQLSNHFKILPFSLRKPSSD